The nucleotide window CATTTTTGGGCGCCATGGTGCTCGCATTGCATTCAAGAAATTGAAACACTTACCCTGCTGTATAAGGAATATGCGCCTAGCGGCCTTCAGTTTATTGGTATCGCGGTTGATTCAGCGAGTCATGTCTTACAGTTTACGCAAAAAACTTCGGTACCTTATCCAGTGTATATTGCCGGTTTCGGTGGCATAGAGTTGGCACGCGGCTTTGGCAATACGCGCGGTGGACTACCGTTTACAGTTATCCTGAATCAAGCAGGAGAAATTCACTATACTGCGCTGGGTCGCCGTAGCGTCGCCGAGTTCCGCCAACAATTTAATAATCTATAATAGCTATTTAAGCTGACTAGGATACAAAATATATTTTTCCTAATCGAGTCATTTCTTTCCTATTTTTTTATTAAACTAGACAAACTTCGCTATTCGGCTGTAAAGTTCGCCCAATTTCTTTAAATTAGATATTAAATGACTGCTCGGCTACTCGTGTTGCATGGCCCCAACCTCAATTTACTCGGCTTGCGAGAGCCGGAGGTATATGGTCGCCTAACACTCAGCGAAATCGACCAGCGCTTGCAACAACGCGCTGCCTCCGAAGACGCTACAGTGGAGACCTTTCAAAGCAACCACGAAGGAGTATTAATTGACCGTGTGCACCACGCCAAGGCAGAAAATATTGATTTCATTGTTATCAATCCAGCCGGCCTTACACACACTAGCGTAGCGCTACGCGATGCGTTAGTTGGTGTAGATATTCCATTTATCGAAGTACATTTATCGAATATTCACCGCCGTGAGGCATTTAGGCATCAATCATTTCTTTCAAGTCAGGCGCTTGGCGTCATTTGCGGCTTTGGCTGGCAAAGTTATCTATTTGCGCTTGAATTTGCGCTTGATCAACTGAAACCTATTTAATTAGTTATTAGGCGCTGCTGCGGCAGTCATTATTTTCATGGGAACTTATCAATGGATTTACGTAAGCTCAAAACACTCATCGACCTAGTATCAGAATCTTGCATCTCTGAACTAGAAGTGACCGAAGGAGAAGGTAAGGTTCGGATCGTCAAAAATACAGCGCCGGTTTATATGCAAGCGCCTGGACCCATACCGCAATTTAACGCGCCAATCCAAGCCAGCGTGACCGAAGTGACCGCTAGCACTGCGCCAATGTCAAACGCAGAAGCGGCAGCTAGCGAGGTGGTGCAGGGCCATATTGTTCAGTCTCCGATGGTGGGCACGTTCTATCGCGCCCCCTCGCCAGGCTCAGAGCCCTTTGTACAAATTGGCGATAGCGTCAAAGAAGGGCAAACCCTTT belongs to Mycoavidus sp. B2-EB and includes:
- a CDS encoding TlpA disulfide reductase family protein, whose translation is MFRKSLGISLLIGAAAVMASASFYANAHAGTPLSVPANWWQTQLPQLSNSTAPISPALAVALPPRSLAQYRGKPLVIHFWAPWCSHCIQEIETLTLLYKEYAPSGLQFIGIAVDSASHVLQFTQKTSVPYPVYIAGFGGIELARGFGNTRGGLPFTVILNQAGEIHYTALGRRSVAEFRQQFNNL
- the aroQ gene encoding type II 3-dehydroquinate dehydratase encodes the protein MTARLLVLHGPNLNLLGLREPEVYGRLTLSEIDQRLQQRAASEDATVETFQSNHEGVLIDRVHHAKAENIDFIVINPAGLTHTSVALRDALVGVDIPFIEVHLSNIHRREAFRHQSFLSSQALGVICGFGWQSYLFALEFALDQLKPI
- the accB gene encoding acetyl-CoA carboxylase biotin carboxyl carrier protein, which gives rise to MDLRKLKTLIDLVSESCISELEVTEGEGKVRIVKNTAPVYMQAPGPIPQFNAPIQASVTEVTASTAPMSNAEAAASEVVQGHIVQSPMVGTFYRAPSPGSEPFVQIGDSVKEGQTLCIIEAMKLLNEIEADKTGIVKEILAENGQPVEYGQRLFVIA